A window of Microbacterium luteolum contains these coding sequences:
- a CDS encoding glycosyltransferase: MLRSPLRLPPARYFALTWGFADQHGGMTAAMLRRSRSFREIGGVDVDILTLDDRPDYPEYAERLRASGELIDGLRIRNLWDELREKLPAPRGAMPPVPELLRPEDGDVVASHGGTVLSRVRRGADGRLVAVDRFRRDGSLLATERSDAERKIVLYAVDGTPIRSWKTSWGLYRWWFDRLTGGKPSFLLVDSKTAARSVAGYRRDNVTTVHIVHASHRQGGRAGELRPTREYVMRRAGEFDAIVVLTTRQQADLADDLVGVEARIRTIPNGVDLPTDVDIAREAGHGVVVASLNTRKRLTHAVEAIAAAHAADPRVEADIFGEGPREAVIRRRIRRLGVEDDVRLRGHDPAARLSFRTASFSLLTSTSEGLPLVLVESMAAGCIPIAYDIRYGPADMIRDGVDGFLIPEGDIDAMARRIVELQSMPPAQIEGMRRRAIAKAAEFSDAAVTSRWSRELRAAYDAKLLAAARDQPLSVRLRRRAGILRRKVLWTLGR; encoded by the coding sequence GTGCTCCGCTCCCCGCTCCGTCTCCCACCCGCACGGTATTTCGCCCTGACGTGGGGTTTCGCGGACCAGCACGGCGGGATGACGGCCGCCATGCTGCGCCGCTCGCGCTCCTTCCGGGAGATCGGCGGGGTGGATGTCGACATCCTCACGCTGGACGACCGCCCCGACTACCCGGAGTACGCGGAGCGCCTCCGCGCGTCGGGTGAGCTCATCGACGGACTGAGGATCCGCAATCTCTGGGACGAGCTGCGGGAGAAGCTGCCCGCCCCGCGCGGAGCGATGCCGCCGGTCCCGGAGCTGCTGCGCCCCGAAGACGGCGACGTCGTGGCGTCGCACGGCGGCACGGTCCTGAGCCGGGTGCGGCGCGGTGCGGACGGCAGGCTCGTCGCGGTCGACCGGTTCCGCCGCGACGGCTCGCTGCTCGCCACCGAGCGCTCGGACGCTGAGCGGAAGATCGTGCTGTACGCCGTCGACGGCACCCCGATCCGATCGTGGAAGACGAGCTGGGGACTGTACCGCTGGTGGTTCGACCGGCTCACCGGCGGCAAGCCGAGCTTCCTCCTGGTCGACTCGAAGACGGCGGCACGGTCGGTCGCCGGCTACCGGCGAGACAACGTCACGACCGTCCACATCGTCCACGCCTCGCACCGCCAGGGCGGGCGGGCGGGAGAGCTGCGGCCGACGCGCGAGTACGTCATGCGCCGCGCGGGCGAGTTCGACGCGATCGTCGTGCTCACCACCCGGCAGCAGGCGGATCTCGCGGACGACCTCGTCGGCGTCGAGGCGAGGATACGCACGATCCCGAACGGCGTGGACCTTCCCACGGACGTCGACATCGCCCGCGAGGCCGGGCACGGCGTCGTCGTGGCCTCCTTGAACACCCGCAAGCGCCTCACCCATGCCGTGGAGGCGATCGCCGCCGCGCACGCCGCGGATCCGCGGGTCGAGGCGGACATCTTCGGCGAGGGTCCGCGCGAAGCCGTGATCCGGCGGCGCATCCGCCGACTCGGCGTCGAGGATGATGTGCGCCTGCGCGGTCACGATCCGGCCGCGCGCCTGTCGTTCCGCACCGCCAGCTTCAGCCTGCTGACGTCCACCTCGGAGGGTCTGCCGCTCGTGCTCGTCGAGAGCATGGCCGCCGGATGCATCCCGATCGCCTACGACATCCGTTACGGCCCGGCAGACATGATCCGCGACGGCGTCGACGGCTTCCTCATCCCGGAGGGGGACATCGATGCCATGGCGCGGCGGATCGTCGAACTGCAGTCGATGCCGCCCGCGCAGATCGAGGGCATGCGTCGGCGCGCGATCGCCAAGGCCGCCGAGTTCTCGGACGCGGCGGTGACGAGCCGCTGGTCGCGAGAGCTGCGCGCGGCCTACGACGCCAAGCTCCTCGCCGCCGCACGTGACCAGCCTCTCTCGGTGCGTCTGCGGCGGCGCGCCGGCATCCTGCGTCGAAAGGTCCTCTGGACACTCGGTCGCTGA
- a CDS encoding excinuclease ABC subunit UvrA — MDSFLRITGARTNNLRDVSLDVPKKLMTVFTGVSGSGKSSLVLDTIAAEAQRLVNDSYSTFIRSRLPQMPAPDVQAMDGLTFTVLIDQRRFTGNARSTVATATDLASLVRLVFSRIGSPSAGYSPAYSFNDPSGMCPTCEGLGTVYDIDLDALIDQEKSIDEGPVRFSLFRPGVYRWKRFAYAGLFDRQKPLKDYTAEEMDLFLYADQLKLIDPDPRFPQSARFDGVVTRMRAVFLKQRPVKMSAQVREELDRLVTHHTCPDCQGARVNAAARASLIDGHSIVDWMRMPVAELRALLDDLADPRVAPAIDGIRHVLDALLSVGLGYLTLGRESSTLSGGEAQRVKIVRHLGSALTDVTYVFDEPSTGLHPADIQRLVALLQRLRDAGNTILVVEHHPQVIAVADHVVDLGPGAGSAGGLVQFEGSPAALRRSDTLTGRLLAEPLRPAETGREPRDRVTVRDARSHNLQGFDVDVPVGVLTAITGVAGSGKSSFATVELPRQHPEFTVVGQDPLRGGIRSTTLSILRIADTVREVFSAASGLDPSWFSFNGKGACPTCRGRGHITTELAFLDDVSLPCDACGGLRFNDTALEVRVGGSSIADVLASTPEAVSELLSDHPDVVAALDWVQRTGLGYIPVGRSLDTLSGGEKQRLLLARHLSDPHRDPADRIILDEPTSGLHPNDVETINHLFDDLLDDGATLVVVEHNMRVVARADHVIDIGPGAGSDGGRLMFAGTPAALAADRDSLTGRALASSSVRAG, encoded by the coding sequence ATGGACTCCTTCCTCCGCATCACCGGAGCGCGGACCAACAATCTGCGCGACGTATCGCTCGACGTCCCGAAGAAGCTGATGACCGTGTTCACCGGCGTCTCCGGATCGGGCAAGTCATCGCTCGTGCTCGACACGATCGCCGCCGAGGCGCAGCGCCTCGTGAACGACTCGTACTCGACCTTCATCCGCTCTCGGCTGCCGCAGATGCCGGCTCCGGATGTGCAGGCGATGGACGGCCTGACCTTCACGGTGCTCATCGACCAGCGGCGGTTCACCGGGAACGCCCGCTCGACGGTCGCGACCGCGACCGACCTCGCCTCTCTGGTGCGGCTGGTGTTCTCGCGGATCGGATCCCCCTCCGCCGGCTACTCACCGGCGTACTCCTTCAACGACCCCTCCGGCATGTGCCCCACGTGCGAGGGGCTCGGCACGGTGTACGACATCGACCTCGATGCGCTCATCGATCAGGAGAAGAGCATCGACGAGGGGCCCGTGCGCTTCAGCCTCTTCCGGCCCGGCGTGTACCGCTGGAAGCGATTCGCATACGCCGGCCTTTTCGATCGACAGAAGCCGCTGAAGGACTACACCGCCGAGGAGATGGACCTCTTCCTCTACGCGGATCAGCTCAAGCTGATCGACCCCGATCCGCGGTTCCCGCAGAGCGCGCGGTTCGACGGCGTGGTCACCCGCATGCGCGCGGTCTTCCTGAAGCAGCGCCCCGTGAAGATGTCCGCGCAGGTGCGCGAGGAGCTCGACCGCCTGGTGACCCACCACACCTGTCCCGACTGCCAGGGCGCCCGCGTGAACGCCGCGGCGCGGGCGAGCCTCATCGACGGGCACTCGATCGTCGACTGGATGCGGATGCCGGTGGCGGAGCTGCGCGCGCTGCTCGACGATCTCGCCGATCCCAGGGTCGCACCGGCGATCGACGGCATCCGTCATGTGCTCGACGCGCTCCTCTCCGTCGGGCTCGGCTATTTGACGCTCGGCCGCGAATCATCGACGCTGTCGGGCGGAGAGGCCCAGCGGGTGAAGATCGTTCGGCACCTCGGGAGCGCACTGACCGACGTCACCTACGTGTTCGACGAGCCCAGCACCGGACTCCACCCCGCCGACATCCAGCGCTTGGTCGCGCTGCTGCAGCGCCTGCGCGATGCCGGCAACACGATCCTCGTCGTCGAGCATCATCCGCAGGTGATCGCGGTCGCCGATCATGTCGTGGACCTCGGTCCCGGCGCCGGCTCCGCGGGCGGCCTGGTGCAGTTCGAGGGTTCACCCGCCGCGCTGCGCCGGAGCGACACCCTGACCGGACGGCTGCTCGCGGAGCCGCTGCGCCCCGCGGAGACGGGCCGGGAGCCGCGAGACCGCGTCACAGTGCGCGACGCCCGCTCCCACAACCTTCAGGGCTTCGACGTCGACGTCCCCGTGGGCGTGCTCACCGCGATCACCGGGGTGGCCGGTTCCGGCAAGAGCTCGTTCGCGACGGTGGAGCTGCCGCGGCAGCATCCGGAGTTCACCGTCGTCGGCCAGGACCCGCTGCGCGGCGGCATCCGCTCGACCACGCTGAGCATCCTGCGCATCGCCGACACCGTCCGGGAGGTGTTCTCCGCAGCATCGGGCCTCGACCCGTCGTGGTTCAGCTTCAACGGCAAGGGCGCCTGCCCGACGTGCCGCGGACGCGGGCACATCACGACCGAGCTCGCGTTCCTCGACGACGTCTCGCTGCCCTGCGACGCCTGCGGGGGGCTCCGATTCAACGACACGGCGCTCGAGGTCCGCGTCGGCGGCTCGTCGATCGCCGATGTCCTCGCCTCGACCCCGGAGGCGGTCAGCGAGCTGCTGAGCGATCACCCCGACGTCGTGGCGGCGCTCGACTGGGTGCAGCGCACCGGACTCGGATACATCCCGGTCGGTCGCTCGCTTGACACCCTGTCCGGGGGCGAGAAGCAGCGCCTGCTGCTCGCGCGGCATCTCAGCGACCCGCATCGCGATCCCGCCGACCGGATCATCCTCGACGAACCGACCTCCGGGCTCCATCCGAACGATGTCGAAACGATCAACCACCTGTTCGACGATCTGCTCGACGACGGCGCGACGCTGGTCGTGGTGGAGCACAACATGCGCGTCGTCGCGCGCGCGGATCACGTGATCGACATCGGCCCGGGAGCGGGGTCCGACGGCGGGCGGCTGATGTTCGCGGGAACGCCGGCCGCACTCGCGGCCGACCGGGACTCGCTCACCGGACGCGCGCTCGCTTCGAGCTCTGTGCGTGCCGGCTGA
- a CDS encoding ABC transporter permease, translated as MSTPTSPSTSSGSQNSGTHGTPTVANGIWLVAEREIGSKLRSKAFLISTGILLLLALAGIVIGGFASKNAATETMPVAVTSQTSAAVSALPNVTVTEVSDQAEAEKLVRDEKVDAAVLPGTGASDFTIVALKDAPGDLVAALSQAPEVQILEPATANPLLRYFIAIAFGIVFMGAAATFGGTIAQSIVEEKQTRVVEVLLSAIPARTLLAGKVIGNTILAMGQILALAAIATIGLIVTGQREVLSTLGSPIIWFAVFFLFGFILLAALFAAAASMVSRQEDIGSTTTPITMLIMAPYVLVIIFNDNPLVLTIMSYVPFSAPVGMPMRLFVGEAQWWEPLLSLVILLASCVAAIVIGAKIYENSLLKMGSRVKLGEALRG; from the coding sequence GTGAGCACTCCCACCAGCCCTTCGACAAGCTCAGGGTCCCAGAACTCAGGGACCCACGGCACACCCACCGTCGCGAACGGCATCTGGCTCGTCGCCGAGCGGGAGATCGGTTCCAAGCTCCGCAGCAAGGCCTTCCTCATCTCTACCGGCATCCTGCTGCTGCTGGCTCTCGCCGGCATCGTGATCGGCGGATTCGCGAGCAAGAACGCCGCCACCGAGACGATGCCGGTCGCCGTCACGTCGCAGACCTCCGCCGCCGTCTCGGCGCTGCCGAACGTCACGGTCACCGAGGTCTCCGATCAGGCCGAGGCCGAGAAGCTCGTCCGCGACGAGAAGGTCGACGCCGCCGTGCTTCCGGGCACCGGCGCCTCCGACTTCACGATCGTCGCGCTGAAGGATGCGCCGGGCGACCTCGTCGCGGCGCTGTCGCAGGCGCCCGAGGTCCAGATCCTGGAACCGGCGACCGCCAACCCTCTGCTGCGCTACTTCATCGCGATCGCCTTCGGCATCGTGTTCATGGGCGCCGCGGCCACCTTCGGCGGCACGATCGCCCAGAGCATCGTCGAGGAGAAGCAGACCCGCGTGGTCGAGGTGCTGCTGTCGGCCATCCCTGCCCGCACGCTGCTGGCTGGCAAGGTGATCGGCAACACGATCCTCGCGATGGGGCAGATCCTCGCGCTCGCGGCGATCGCCACGATCGGCCTGATCGTCACGGGTCAGCGCGAGGTGCTCTCCACGCTCGGGTCGCCCATCATCTGGTTCGCGGTGTTCTTCCTGTTCGGGTTCATCCTGCTCGCCGCCCTGTTCGCGGCGGCGGCCTCGATGGTGTCGCGTCAGGAGGACATCGGTTCGACCACGACCCCGATCACGATGCTCATCATGGCGCCGTACGTGCTGGTCATCATCTTCAACGACAACCCGCTGGTGCTGACGATCATGTCGTACGTGCCGTTCTCGGCTCCGGTCGGGATGCCGATGCGGCTGTTCGTCGGCGAGGCGCAGTGGTGGGAGCCCCTGCTGTCCCTGGTGATCCTGCTCGCGAGCTGCGTGGCGGCGATCGTGATCGGCGCGAAGATCTACGAGAACTCGCTCCTCAAGATGGGATCCCGCGTCAAGCTCGGCGAGGCCCTGCGCGGCTGA
- a CDS encoding LysR substrate-binding domain-containing protein produces the protein MLDVNRLRMLVELSRRGTLSAVADALSYSKASVSQQLSALERDVGVPLLRRVGRGVQFTPQGSVLVAQAIGILDQLEHAEVAVAESLTEVTGTVHIAVFQSTAHSLLPQALEALKDRHPALRVQVTESDPETGLVGVSSRDFDLILAEQYPGRTRPIHADLDRVLLAHDAIALARRPGSATSAERTDAVAALWSTRDEPWVLEPEGTASRAWAEQLCRTAGFEPDVRFEIADLTAHVRLIHAGLAVGLLPELVWAGDTPTVDLTPLPEDPRREIFSSARRVSAAAPSIRAVRSALADAASHNLPE, from the coding sequence ATGCTCGACGTCAATCGTCTGCGGATGCTGGTGGAGCTCTCCCGCCGCGGCACGCTCTCCGCCGTCGCCGACGCCTTGTCCTACAGCAAGGCCTCGGTATCGCAGCAGCTCAGCGCCCTGGAGCGCGACGTCGGCGTCCCTCTGCTGCGCCGCGTGGGCCGCGGAGTGCAGTTCACACCGCAGGGGAGCGTGCTCGTCGCCCAGGCCATCGGCATCCTCGACCAGCTGGAGCACGCCGAGGTCGCGGTCGCGGAATCGCTCACCGAGGTCACCGGCACGGTGCACATCGCCGTGTTCCAGTCGACCGCCCACTCGCTCCTCCCCCAGGCGCTCGAGGCGCTCAAGGATCGACACCCGGCGTTGCGTGTGCAGGTCACCGAGAGCGACCCCGAGACCGGCCTCGTCGGCGTCTCTAGTCGCGACTTCGACCTGATCCTCGCCGAGCAGTACCCGGGGCGCACACGGCCGATCCACGCCGACCTCGACCGCGTGCTGCTGGCCCACGACGCGATCGCCCTGGCCCGCCGACCCGGCAGCGCGACGAGTGCGGAACGCACGGATGCCGTCGCCGCCCTGTGGTCCACGCGTGACGAGCCCTGGGTGCTCGAGCCGGAGGGCACGGCCTCTCGCGCCTGGGCCGAGCAGCTCTGCCGCACCGCGGGTTTCGAGCCCGACGTGCGCTTCGAGATCGCCGACCTCACCGCCCATGTACGTCTGATCCATGCCGGCCTCGCGGTCGGCCTGCTGCCCGAGCTCGTGTGGGCGGGCGACACCCCGACGGTCGACCTGACGCCACTGCCCGAAGACCCGCGTCGCGAGATCTTCTCCTCGGCACGGCGGGTGTCGGCCGCGGCGCCGTCGATCAGGGCCGTCCGCAGCGCCCTCGCGGATGCGGCCTCGCACAACCTGCCGGAGTAG
- a CDS encoding nitroreductase family protein produces the protein MSTPVIDRTAPTEHPVLDVLAGRWSPRAYDAQNAIDEAKLATALEAARWSPSANNSQPWRFIVARRGTALHAQVVNALMGFNQTWAGNAGVLVVAIAETAAADGTPITHAVYDLGQAVAHFSVQAHHDGLVVHQMSGFDAEAVREFADLEARFVPMTVIAVGEFGDVESLPEVLQQREVAPRVRRPIDETVLLSA, from the coding sequence GTGAGCACTCCCGTCATCGATCGCACCGCGCCGACCGAGCACCCCGTCCTCGACGTCCTGGCCGGGCGCTGGAGCCCCCGCGCCTACGACGCGCAGAACGCGATCGACGAGGCCAAGCTCGCCACCGCGCTCGAGGCCGCCCGCTGGAGCCCGTCCGCGAACAACTCCCAGCCGTGGCGCTTCATCGTCGCCCGCCGGGGCACCGCCCTGCATGCCCAGGTCGTGAACGCGCTGATGGGCTTCAACCAGACATGGGCCGGCAACGCGGGCGTCCTCGTCGTCGCGATCGCCGAGACCGCGGCAGCCGACGGCACGCCGATCACCCACGCCGTCTACGACCTCGGTCAGGCCGTGGCCCACTTCTCCGTGCAGGCCCACCACGACGGTCTCGTCGTGCACCAGATGAGCGGCTTCGACGCCGAGGCCGTGCGCGAGTTCGCCGACCTCGAGGCCCGCTTCGTGCCGATGACCGTCATCGCCGTCGGCGAGTTCGGCGACGTCGAGAGCCTCCCCGAGGTCCTGCAGCAGCGTGAGGTCGCCCCGCGCGTGCGCCGTCCGATCGACGAGACGGTCCTGCTCAGCGCCTGA
- a CDS encoding bifunctional proline dehydrogenase/L-glutamate gamma-semialdehyde dehydrogenase — protein MTVDVDTAPRTDTPRTEEVAALVQRWLAESESYPVEPAAQRLSEVLKDPNGLAFTVGFVDGVMRPEDLRVAGRKLAEISEITPTLLPGYLRAAIKTGGFWAPKLPGIVVPISRRVLRAMVGHLVLDATPSKLGPAIAKLRKTGNRLNLNLLGEAVLGEREAGRRLQGTSDFLARNDVDYVSIKVSSVVSQLSMWSFDEAVADVVAKLTPLYQLAARSEAAGKAKFINLDMEEYRDLDLTIAAFTSILDQPGLENLEAGIVLQAYLPDALGAMQHLQEWATARRAKGGAPIKVRVVKGANLAMEEVDAAIHGWPLATYGTKQDSDTNYKRVLDWAMTPERLDAVRIGVAGHNLFDIAYTWLLAQARGVAGPSTGSGTQADAEPLVEYEMLLGMATGQAAAVRKDVGRLLLYTPVVNPAEFDVAIAYLVRRLEENASPENFMSAVFELASNPTLLTRERERFERSLAGLEADRSVPASHRVQNRQAEDAAEAGTTGFDNQPDTDPALAANRTWGREILGRSVSSTLGLDTIAIAKVETDAELDDVFAAATAAAERWAARPAAERAAVLHRAGDELAARRGQLIEIMAHEAGKTIAEADPEISEAIDFAHYYAERALDLEAVSGAEFVPSKVTVVTPPWNFPVAIPAGGVLAGLASGSGVIIKPAKLTQRCGAVMVEALWAAGVPRDLLALVDLASRDLGTRLVASPAVDRVILTGAYETAQLFRSFRSDLPLLAETSGKNAIIVTPSADLDLAAADVAKSAFGHAGQKCSAASLVILVGSVAESKRFERQLVDAVRSMRVGLPDDPATQMGPIIEPASGKLLTALTKLEKGERWLVEPRKLDAEGKQWTPGVKTGVREGSYFHLTEFFGPVLGVMHAKDLDEAIRLQNAVDYGLTAGLHSLDSDEVSTWLDRVEAGNLYVNRGITGAIVQRQPFGGWKRSAVGAGAKAGGPNYLFGLGEWVSAELPAAAADAAVLPAVDALLAAATPDLDPVESAWVHRAAASDERAWVDEFGAVTDKSGLGVERNLFRYRPVAVDVRIAEQAPLVDGIRVLAAALRSGSPFTVSAPALPSRVEKTLRAHGVTVKHETDAAWTKRYAKAQRSWQRLRLVGGDASALFDALDGSPDVAVWSHAVTGAGRVEILPFLHEQAVSITNHRFGNPTTLTDGVI, from the coding sequence ATGACCGTCGACGTCGACACCGCCCCGCGCACCGATACCCCGCGTACCGAAGAGGTGGCCGCCCTCGTGCAGCGCTGGCTCGCCGAGAGCGAGTCCTACCCCGTCGAGCCCGCCGCCCAGCGGCTGTCCGAGGTGCTCAAGGATCCGAACGGCCTGGCCTTCACCGTCGGCTTCGTCGACGGCGTGATGCGTCCCGAGGATCTGCGCGTCGCCGGTCGCAAGCTCGCCGAGATCTCGGAGATCACCCCGACCCTGCTGCCCGGCTACCTGCGGGCCGCCATCAAGACCGGCGGATTCTGGGCGCCGAAGCTCCCCGGAATCGTCGTCCCGATCTCGCGCCGCGTGCTGCGCGCGATGGTCGGGCACCTCGTGCTCGACGCGACTCCCTCGAAGCTCGGTCCCGCGATCGCGAAGCTGCGCAAGACCGGCAACCGGCTCAACCTGAACCTCCTCGGCGAGGCTGTGCTCGGCGAACGCGAGGCAGGCCGCCGCCTGCAGGGAACCAGCGACTTCCTCGCCCGCAACGACGTCGACTACGTGTCGATCAAGGTGTCGAGCGTCGTCAGCCAGCTGTCGATGTGGTCGTTCGACGAGGCGGTGGCGGATGTCGTCGCCAAGCTCACCCCGCTGTACCAGCTCGCGGCGCGCTCGGAGGCTGCGGGCAAGGCGAAGTTCATCAACCTCGACATGGAGGAGTACCGCGACCTCGACCTGACGATCGCGGCGTTCACGAGCATCCTCGACCAGCCGGGGCTGGAGAACCTCGAGGCCGGCATCGTGCTGCAGGCCTACCTGCCCGACGCGCTCGGAGCCATGCAGCACCTGCAGGAGTGGGCCACGGCCCGCCGAGCCAAGGGCGGAGCGCCGATCAAGGTGCGCGTCGTGAAGGGTGCCAACCTCGCGATGGAAGAGGTCGACGCCGCGATCCACGGCTGGCCGCTCGCGACCTACGGCACGAAGCAGGACTCCGACACCAACTACAAGCGGGTGCTGGACTGGGCGATGACGCCGGAGCGCCTGGATGCCGTGCGCATCGGCGTCGCGGGGCACAACCTCTTCGACATCGCCTACACCTGGCTGCTCGCGCAGGCGCGCGGCGTGGCCGGCCCTTCGACAGGCTCAGGGACCCAGGCCGACGCGGAGCCCCTCGTCGAGTACGAGATGCTGCTCGGCATGGCGACCGGTCAGGCCGCGGCCGTCCGCAAGGACGTCGGACGCCTCCTCCTCTACACGCCGGTCGTCAACCCGGCCGAGTTCGACGTCGCGATCGCGTACCTCGTGCGCCGTCTCGAGGAGAACGCGAGCCCGGAGAACTTCATGTCCGCCGTGTTCGAGCTCGCCTCGAACCCGACTCTGCTCACGCGCGAGCGGGAGCGGTTCGAACGCTCGCTCGCGGGTCTCGAGGCCGACCGCTCGGTGCCGGCATCCCACCGCGTGCAGAACCGGCAGGCGGAGGACGCAGCCGAAGCCGGCACCACCGGCTTCGACAATCAGCCCGACACCGACCCCGCTCTCGCCGCCAACCGCACCTGGGGCCGCGAGATCCTCGGCCGGTCGGTGAGCTCGACTCTGGGTCTCGACACCATCGCGATCGCCAAGGTCGAGACGGATGCCGAGCTCGACGATGTCTTCGCCGCCGCGACCGCCGCCGCCGAGAGGTGGGCGGCTCGGCCCGCCGCCGAGCGCGCCGCCGTGCTGCACCGTGCCGGCGACGAGCTCGCGGCCCGCCGCGGTCAGCTGATCGAGATCATGGCCCACGAGGCCGGCAAGACGATCGCCGAAGCCGATCCGGAGATCAGCGAGGCGATCGACTTCGCGCACTACTACGCCGAGCGCGCGCTCGACCTCGAGGCCGTCTCGGGTGCCGAGTTCGTGCCGTCGAAGGTCACGGTCGTCACGCCGCCGTGGAACTTCCCGGTCGCGATCCCCGCCGGCGGTGTGCTCGCCGGTCTGGCCTCGGGCTCGGGCGTCATCATCAAGCCGGCCAAGCTCACGCAGCGCTGCGGCGCCGTCATGGTCGAGGCGCTGTGGGCGGCCGGCGTGCCGCGCGACCTGCTCGCGCTCGTCGATCTGGCGTCGCGAGACCTGGGTACGCGTCTGGTCGCGAGCCCCGCGGTCGACCGGGTGATCCTCACGGGGGCCTACGAGACGGCGCAGCTGTTCCGTTCCTTCCGCTCCGACCTCCCGCTGCTCGCCGAGACCAGTGGCAAGAACGCGATCATCGTCACGCCGTCGGCCGACCTCGACCTGGCCGCGGCCGATGTCGCCAAGAGCGCGTTCGGGCACGCGGGGCAGAAGTGCTCCGCCGCCTCCCTCGTGATCCTCGTCGGGTCGGTCGCCGAGTCGAAGCGGTTCGAGCGTCAGCTCGTGGATGCCGTGAGGTCGATGCGCGTGGGCCTGCCCGACGATCCCGCCACCCAGATGGGACCGATCATCGAGCCCGCGTCCGGGAAGCTCCTCACCGCGCTCACGAAGCTGGAGAAGGGCGAGCGCTGGCTCGTCGAGCCGCGCAAGCTCGACGCCGAGGGCAAGCAGTGGACCCCCGGTGTGAAGACCGGGGTGCGCGAGGGCTCGTACTTCCACCTGACCGAGTTCTTCGGCCCGGTCCTCGGCGTGATGCACGCGAAGGACCTCGACGAGGCCATCCGTCTGCAGAACGCGGTGGACTACGGTCTCACGGCAGGACTCCACTCGCTCGACTCCGACGAGGTCTCGACCTGGCTCGACCGTGTCGAGGCGGGCAACCTCTACGTGAACCGCGGCATCACCGGCGCGATCGTGCAGCGCCAGCCGTTCGGCGGCTGGAAGCGCTCCGCGGTGGGTGCCGGCGCCAAGGCCGGCGGACCGAACTACCTCTTCGGCCTGGGCGAGTGGGTCTCGGCCGAGCTCCCGGCAGCGGCGGCGGACGCGGCCGTCCTGCCGGCGGTCGACGCCCTCCTCGCGGCCGCCACCCCCGACCTGGACCCCGTCGAGTCCGCCTGGGTGCATCGCGCCGCGGCATCCGACGAGCGGGCCTGGGTCGACGAGTTCGGCGCCGTGACCGACAAGTCGGGCCTCGGGGTCGAGCGCAACCTCTTCCGCTACCGTCCGGTCGCGGTCGACGTGCGCATCGCGGAGCAGGCGCCTCTGGTCGACGGCATCCGCGTGCTCGCCGCGGCGCTCCGCAGCGGAAGCCCGTTCACGGTGTCGGCACCCGCGCTGCCCTCGCGCGTCGAGAAGACGCTGCGCGCGCACGGCGTGACCGTGAAGCACGAGACGGATGCCGCATGGACGAAGCGCTACGCCAAGGCGCAGCGCTCCTGGCAGCGCCTGCGGCTCGTCGGCGGCGACGCGTCGGCTCTGTTCGATGCCCTGGACGGCAGCCCGGATGTCGCCGTCTGGTCGCACGCCGTCACGGGTGCGGGTCGCGTCGAGATCCTGCCCTTCCTGCACGAGCAGGCCGTGTCGATCACGAACCACCGCTTCGGCAACCCGACCACGCTCACGGACGGCGTGATCTGA
- a CDS encoding ABC transporter ATP-binding protein → MTGKLELAGITKSYGSRRVLDDVSFTVSPGRLTGFVGGNGAGKTTTMRIVLGLLSSDGGTVDLDGAPLTAADRRLFGYMPEERGLYPKMKVLEQIVYLARLHGYGKAESTARATELLTELGLGERLNDTIESLSLGNQQRAQIAASLVHDPEVLILDEPFSGLDPLAVDVVAGVLQASAAKGASILFSSHQLDVVERLCDDLVILAGGTVRASGSRDGLRAEHARDRYELVSTGDAGWLRTEPGVTVVDFEGGYALFDADGPETAQRVLRSAVERGDVASFAPKHPSLAQIFKEVIQ, encoded by the coding sequence ATGACAGGCAAACTCGAACTCGCGGGCATCACCAAGAGCTACGGCTCGCGGCGAGTGCTCGATGACGTGTCCTTCACGGTCTCGCCCGGGCGGCTGACCGGTTTCGTCGGCGGCAACGGCGCCGGCAAGACCACCACGATGCGGATCGTCCTCGGGCTGCTCTCGTCCGACGGCGGCACCGTCGACCTCGACGGCGCGCCCCTGACCGCCGCCGACCGCCGCCTTTTCGGCTACATGCCGGAGGAGCGCGGGCTCTATCCGAAGATGAAGGTGCTCGAGCAGATCGTGTATCTGGCCCGCCTGCACGGCTACGGCAAGGCCGAGTCGACGGCGCGCGCGACCGAGCTGCTCACCGAGCTGGGCCTGGGCGAGCGGCTGAACGACACGATCGAGTCGCTCTCGCTCGGCAACCAGCAGCGCGCGCAGATCGCCGCATCGCTGGTGCACGACCCCGAGGTGCTGATCCTCGACGAGCCGTTCTCGGGCCTCGACCCGCTCGCGGTCGACGTGGTCGCCGGCGTCCTGCAGGCGAGCGCGGCGAAGGGCGCGTCGATCCTCTTCTCCTCGCATCAGCTCGATGTCGTCGAGCGCCTGTGCGACGACCTGGTGATCCTCGCCGGCGGAACGGTCCGCGCCTCCGGCTCCCGCGACGGCCTCCGCGCCGAGCACGCCCGCGACCGCTACGAACTCGTCTCCACGGGCGACGCCGGCTGGCTGCGCACCGAACCGGGTGTCACGGTCGTCGACTTCGAGGGCGGCTACGCGCTCTTCGACGCCGACGGACCCGAGACCGCGCAGCGCGTGCTGCGCTCCGCCGTGGAGCGCGGAGACGTCGCGAGCTTCGCCCCCAAGCATCCGTCCCTCGCGCAGATCTTCAAGGAGGTCATCCAGTGA